The window AGTGTAGTCAGTTACCTGGCCGCGCGTCCGGGTGCGACCGACAAAGTAATCAATGCTGGTATTCGGCATCGTTTCTAAAAACTATGTAGCTCTGATGCCGAGCCGTGCAGTAATTGGGACAAAGTAAGCTTGTACAGGTCGCCTTCCACTGGTACACTATCCGTACCAGTGGAAGATTGGAAATCAAATGGAACTTCTGACTCGTTTGCCCGGCGGGGAAACTGACATCGTCAAACGCACTGTCAAGCATCAGCTCGCGGACAAGCTCGCGTATATGATTCTGAGCGGTTTGCTGCAGCCTGGCGACGAGCTCCCCTCCGAACGCGCGTTGGCAAGCACATTGGAAGTTTCGCGCGAGACGGTTCGCGGTGCGATTGGTGAACTTCATGCGCGCGGCATGCTGGAAGTGTCGCAAGGAGCGCGTACCCGTGTCATTGGCCCCGGTAAGGAAACCTTGGTGTCATCGGTTCGGGCGCTCGCAAAGCTGAAGGATAAAGGAGTGGATGAGGTCGCGGAGGCGCGGATCCAAGTCGAGGTCCAGGTCGTGAAGCTTGCGGCGACACGAATAAGCAAAAGCGATCTGGAACGTCTGCGCGTGCTGGTTGCTCAACAAAAGCTCATGATTAATGATCCGGTCACGTTTCAGATTTCGGATCGGGAGTTGCATACGATTATCTATGCAGCCTGCGGTAACAGTTTGTTGCGCGATTTTGTTTCGGACATGTATGACTATGCGCTTGATTACCGTAGGCAGGCGCTGAAGCGAAAAGGCGCGATCGCACAAAGCGTACAAGACCACGAGCGCATTGTGGAAGCGCTTGCGACAGGTAATCCCCAGCTAGCAGAAGAGGCATTGACCCACCATCTGCAACATGTGCATAAGAGCACAGTGCAAGAGATGAAGCGCTGAACTTGTTCGTTGCTGGCGGCAAGGTGCCGCCTTTTATTTGACCTAACTGGTCTGCTTTCCGGACCTGATCATTAAACCACCATGGAGACATTAATGAATAAACGACATCGATTGGCTTTCATTGCGTGTGCCCTTCTCGCGCCTGGATTGGCCTGGGCTCAGTCCTCGCAGTGGCCGAGCAAGCCGGTACGCATCCTCGTCGGATCGAGTCCGGGCGGCGGCACTGACGCGATTGCCCGCATCGTCGCCGAGCGGCTTGGCGCCGCATGGAAGGTGCCGGTAATGGTGGAAAACAAGCCGGGCGCGTCGAATACGCTTGCCGTCGATGCTACCGCCAAGTCCACGGACGAACATACGATGGTCATGGGCGTATCTACCGCCCATGCAATTGCGCCTTATATCCTTAGACTTCCATACGACAACAAAAAAGACTTGGTGCCTGTTGCCTTCGTCGGTTCCGTGCCGAACGTGCTTGTTGTGAACAACGATCTGAAAGTAAAGGACGTGCGCGATCTGATTGCATT is drawn from Noviherbaspirillum saxi and contains these coding sequences:
- a CDS encoding FadR/GntR family transcriptional regulator, whose protein sequence is MELLTRLPGGETDIVKRTVKHQLADKLAYMILSGLLQPGDELPSERALASTLEVSRETVRGAIGELHARGMLEVSQGARTRVIGPGKETLVSSVRALAKLKDKGVDEVAEARIQVEVQVVKLAATRISKSDLERLRVLVAQQKLMINDPVTFQISDRELHTIIYAACGNSLLRDFVSDMYDYALDYRRQALKRKGAIAQSVQDHERIVEALATGNPQLAEEALTHHLQHVHKSTVQEMKR